In Sphingobacterium sp. R2, the genomic stretch GGATCTGGGTAACATGCCTTAGTTAGCATTTCGTCAGGATCATCTGGCCAATCATCAGATTTAAATGTATTACAAATGGCACATGCATAATATAAGTTTGAATAATCATTTTCTAAATGCGAAAATCGTGGAATACCTTTTGGTCGATAATGTTCGACATGAAAATTTCTAATTCCTCCAAATGAACTTTCAGAAATGGTACAGTATAAACATTGGTGATAGCCTTCAACCGCTAATAGTGGTTTCCAGTCAGAATATTTACCTATTGTAGGCGGAATTGATTTTTCTTTAGGTATTCTTTTCCACATTATTGTTTGTTTTTTGAAATAAAATCTTGAATTTCATTACTAATCTTTTTAAGACCGTCTATATTGTCCAAATAATCTTTAAGCCATGCCTCTCGATCCAAATAATAATAGGATGTAAAAGGAATATTTAAATATTCCTGTATTGAATTTAATTCTTTGATATCTTCTTCCGTAGCTTTTCCCACAGCGATAAGATTTGAAATTTTTGAAATTTTAATTAAATGAGAATTATAAGTGTCTAGAAACCTCTGACCGGATCTAGTAAATCTTAGGATATATTCATTAGCTCTTTTAAAGAAGGAATCTCTACTTAAAATTTCATCAAAAAGTGGGAATTTATCTTGAAGATCGGAATCAGTTTCATAACCTGTTATCGCATAGACAGGAAAATCCGGTAGAGTTTTTCGTAAACATTCTATAAGGTGACTTCCGTTATAATTTACACTCAATCCGTTATTTTGTACTTCCTGTAGTCTTTCATCGAGGATTAACACTGCAATATCATTTTCTCTAATCCAATTTAAATAATCATCCTTTTCTAAAAAAGGCGCTATTCCAACAACTTCCCAGTTTAATTTCAGTTTTCTTAAGTAGAGTTTGATCTTATTCTCTAGTGTTTCTCTTAAATCTTTTCGATCATCTACAATGGCAATCTTAGGCATAATTTCTATTTTAACGGAAACCAAATTTTAAACTCAGCACCACCGAAAGTTTTATTGTTGGTTACTGTGCAGCTTCCTTTTAAATCATCAACTATTGATTTAACGATAGTTAACCCCAGTCCAGTCCCAGTCTCTCTATTTTTAGAGTCCTGTTTTAAAGTATTTAATGGTTCCCAAATCCATTCATACAATGTTTCGTCAATTGGTGGGCCCGAGTTTACAATATTTAAATAAAATCCCTTTTGATTATTATGTTCCTCATAGTATGACTCTATTTTTATTTTTCTGCTTCCAACTGGCTTTTGCAAACAAGCGGTATAAGCATTTGTTAAGATGTTGACTAATATGGATTCAATATCCATTGGATAAGCTTTAGCAACAATTGAGTCTAGTTTTAACTCAAGTTCAATACTTACATTATTTAGAATCACTTCAAGTTCACCGATAATATTAGAGATTATTTGATCAACATTTTTATTTTCCTTCTTTCTCTTCTCCTTCTGAACCCTTGTTAAAGAAAAGGCACCCCAAGCGGCAACTTGGTTTCCAAATTTTATGGCCTTATTTAATTCGTTTCTTATTATCTCAAGATCTTCGGGAGAATATTCCAAATATTCGTTGGCTAATTCAGCGGCAGCATTAAATTCAGTAATAGCATTTTGTGTTTCGTGTCCGAAAACAGCAGCAGCTATACCTAAAGTTGCTAAACCGGCTAGTACCCTTGTATGCTTCAGCAATTCTTCGAAGGAAACTGATGCTTGTTCTGCATCTTTTATAAAATCTTCAACATTTTTGGCGATTTCAATTGCCTTAATTGAAGATTTGCTCATTTCCTTAAGAGACTCTATAGTTTTCTTCGCAGTTTCAATCTTATTCTTGAAAATGTCGGAACTTTCTGTGGGAGTAGGTTTTACAACTTCTTGAACTTTTTTTGATTGATAGATTTGATATCTTCTATTTTCAAGCAATGCTAATGCTCCAAGTGTCAGAGCACGGAGATCATAAAATGCCTCGTTCTCGATCAAGCCTTCTCGAGAGGCACTATCAGTCAAGTCTGGATTGGTATCTCTACCTACGAAAATGGCGCCAACCAATTGGTTGGCGACTACCCTGTAATCTTCTCTATCTAACCCCGCAGGATTTCGAGAATGTCTTTCTGCCAGTCCCAACCAGTCACCACCGTATTGTACATTTAAATAACCATACGGTTTTACACTAATGTTATCACGATAGATTTTTATACCAATATTCTTATTGACAAACTCTCTCAATTCTGTCAACGTAAATTTTGTGCCTTCCGCTAAGGCTTTCGTTCTCGGATAGAGCAGAAGTTTAATTTTAACTGGACCGCAAGTTAAAGCTTGTGAATAAGGATAATCAAAAGGATCTATCACTTTTTGCATTAATTGAGGCCATGTTGAAGATGACTTCAATGGTTTATCACTATTAAACCGATCTTTAATGATATATTCTATCGATTCCGATACACCATCATAATCAAGTTCAATTTCGATTTCAGGATGAACTTGTGGAGATGGTTCTACCTTACCATTGAAATCGGGAGCTATATCATTCTTTATGTATATTTCGAAGTCTTGAACTTCCTTGAATGGAGATGTTAAAATAGATAATTCTGTATATAAGTTCTGAATATTTTCATCTGTCCAGTCAGTTCTTAACTTAGAAATTAGCATCTCTGTTCCTGTCTCTTGTTTTTTTTGAGTAGGAAGTCTTAATAATGGATTCTGAATTTCCTCTAATTCTATTTTCGATAGATCTAAGTTGTCTTGATTGAATAGTTCCCAATCTATTTTTAGACCATATGGATGATTTCCCTCTGAGATGGTTTTAATCTCCAAAACTTCTCCAAGTCGGTCAGCGGATAATCGACCTATTCCTTTCTCACCTGTTTTTCTTCTGTTTTTCTTCGATGTTTGTTTATCATTTTTTTTATGGGAATAGCCAATTCTAAGCCATTTATCATCTATGTCCTTTTCCGTCATTCCCTCACCATCATCTGCAATCCTAATTAGATCTTGAGTTTCCTTTTTATAGATTTCAATTTCGACGACGTTAGCATCGGCGTCGTAAGAATTTTTTACTAGTTCAAGTAATGCGGTTGTATGATCCTTTATACTTTCTCTTCCCAAGTGTATGAGAGTACGAGCATCAATTGAAAAGTTTTTTGACATTATAGATGGGTTTGTATTTAATTAATAAATGTAATTAATTTCAGAAGTTTATAAAAACTTCATTTTTCAATTTCTTACTTTCCTGCAACCGTGGAATTTATAGATTTTAATAATATACTAAAAAATAGCAGATTATGTCCTAATTGCCTCCGTGATCACTACCATTGATGATTTCTTCTCGGACCACTTGTTATAAATATGGAACCATCTCCACATTTTTCAATTGAGGATTTTAGAAATGTTTCTTTTACTTGCTTTAAGCTGTCATTTAATAGGGTAAAGCATCGTATTTCATTGCCATCAATTTGCTCAATCACCCATTTTACTGATGGGTTTGACTTGTGGTAGATTTCATCTCCAATATTAAAGTTCTCCATACTTCTTATCTATTTAATAAATGCGAATATTTTCTATGCTTCTGGCAGGAATATTTAGTTTTAGTTCCTTTTTTAGTTCTTCCGAGCTACTTTGTAAAAATAGCAATTCTCCACTGCGTTGTTTCTTCATTATATCTTTACTTCCCCTAATTTCGATAAGATTTTTTATAATACTAAATCGAGAAGAATCGCTATGATAAACTATGATAATTTTGCCTTTTGAGTGTTTTTTTTCAAGTGCTTCAATTCGATCGAACACTTCATTTATATAAATTGCATCAGATTTATCTAGAGAATGCCCCCAAAAAAAGAATTGATATAATTTATCTCGTCCCTCTATTTCATTAATAAATTTAAGATCAATGCCAAAATTTAATTTCTGAAAGTATTTCGTAAATGGAATCAAATTTGGGCCGTCAATGGAGATATTTTCCCATTCATTTATACCTAAGACAATGTTGTTAGCTTCTAATTCCCCATGAAGGAAACAGGTGCCTGGCTTGTTTGATACTAATTTAGAAAAAGTTGGGGTATAATTAAAAGTAAAATGGTGAGTTATCTTTTGCAGTAATATTCTCCTATCGTCTGATTTTAATAAATCATATAATGGTATTACTATTTCTCTTAAATATTCCTGAAATATATTTCTGAAAGTATTTAAATCATTTAATATAGATGAAAACAAAATGTCATTTTCAAAATCAACATGGAATTCATCGATAGATCTCAAAAAAATAGGATTTAATTGAGGAACCATAAAACTATTATTTAAGAAGATTTTAAAGTCTAATAGGGTCAGATAGATTTCATAGTTTTCCTTATGAAAGTTTTCTTTATAGTAGATAATATCTGATTTGAAATATCTCCCGTTTTTTAGAAAGGTTTCATTTTTAATTTCATTAAGACTTGATTGAATAATTGATAATGCTTTTTCTATATATTTTTCGAAATCGATCCACGTATTAATAGTGAATATTCTAGATAGATAGTTAAACCACGTACTGTCTTGTAACCGTTTTTGGAACCTTTCAAAATCCTGAAAAGATGAATTAGGGACACTATCTGAAATTTTTAAGATAGAAATATCCTCTCGAAGGTCATTCCAATCAAATTTGGAACTTTCCTTCAATTTCTTGCAGATTTTTATAAAATCAGAATATCCTGTTGGTAAACCAAAACTCAAATCGAAACCGTTTCCCGTAATTAAAATTTTAGGCATAAATTCTTAAATCTCATAAGACAATTTATATAGCACAATGAACTTTGAATTATGCTCTTCGGTAGAAAAACTGTTTAAAATTTATAGGCTGTATATCTTTTTAAAAATAGCTTCTTCTAAGATAGATAGACTTTTTTTGGAAAACAAATCTTATTCGTTAAAACAAATAAATTGTCTTCCTGCGGTGTTCGACTTTCCTACCATTAACGTTGATTGTTAACCCACATAACTTATTTTCCATCTCGCACCCGGTTTCCTCTGATATGCTCCAGATACTTGGTTGTTGAACACGCCATCTCGGCATTGTCTAAGCATTTCTCTAAAATTGAACCCCATTTTAGGTCCTTTTGTATTAGTTAGAATACTAGCATCAGCTAAAGCTTGGGCACATTCATCTGCTGTTAGAAATGGTATGTTATTTTTCTTCATATAAAGTTGAAGAAAGTCTGATACATCTCGTACTTGTTGTTCTGTATAAACGAAATCCATAATTATTCAATATTTTATTAATGGCTGTTTTTATCCCAATGTGAAAACAAACCTCCCATTCTCATCTTTCTTGCTCGTCAACTTAGGAGTTCCTTTGGTTCCATTACAAGTTTTTAAAGAATTTGCAAGAAATAATGGACGTACTGCACCATCGAATTCTTTCTCACAATCTTTGAGAATCTGTAAGGCATTTTTAGGTTCGCTAAAATATCCTGTGGAGATTTGGTGCAATACCCAATCTCTAACAGATTGTTCTATAATTATACTTGGGGATTCAAGTAGTAAATCTTTTGGTTCAGCAGATAAGATAGCGACAAGTTCTATTTTTCGGCCATCTTTGAAGAGTTTTTCAGCTTTATAAACAACCGAGTCAGATTCATTCCTTGCTACAGATATTTGAATTGTGTAATCTGTTTGAGTTATATCTGGAACTATTTGCTCAATGCTACAATCGAAAATCTCACGAAATATATTATTAAAAGGTACGGAGTAAATTAAGGTATGGGTGGGATCTTCTGCGTCACGAACATAAAAGTCGCGTTGGCCCATAAGAAAAGAAAGCTCGAATTGATTATAGCCTCTTTTCTTCCTCAAAAGAAAAATATTGAGCATTTTCTCCACCTCTATTCGGGGCATGGCATTGATATTAATTATTTCAAATTTAAGATCAGCTTGCATAAAATTGGCCATTTCTTTGACCGCAAAGATACTAATCCTTTTTCTGCTTACTGATAAGGATGTATGTATTAAGGTCGCCTTTAAGCACTACCTTCAGTCTTTTATTTTTACCTTTTACTGCATTTTCCAAAGGCTGAGTAAAATCTTGAGAAACCCAATTCTTGTTCTGAACTCTATTACACTCTTCAACAATTTCTTTTAACGTATGAGAAGTTTTAAAAAAATCTGTCGCTTCTATTATGGCATTTAAAGTAATAGTTGGACCAGATCCAGGAGGAATAGAATCGACCTTTTTAGCTACTTTTTCGTTGCTTACTACTTCTGAAGGATATAAATCATAAATTGTATAATGATTTTTGCCTTTAAACTCTAGTTCTAAGTTAGGGTTTTCACTTATAAATTTATTGATAT encodes the following:
- a CDS encoding ATP-binding protein, translating into MSKNFSIDARTLIHLGRESIKDHTTALLELVKNSYDADANVVEIEIYKKETQDLIRIADDGEGMTEKDIDDKWLRIGYSHKKNDKQTSKKNRRKTGEKGIGRLSADRLGEVLEIKTISEGNHPYGLKIDWELFNQDNLDLSKIELEEIQNPLLRLPTQKKQETGTEMLISKLRTDWTDENIQNLYTELSILTSPFKEVQDFEIYIKNDIAPDFNGKVEPSPQVHPEIEIELDYDGVSESIEYIIKDRFNSDKPLKSSSTWPQLMQKVIDPFDYPYSQALTCGPVKIKLLLYPRTKALAEGTKFTLTELREFVNKNIGIKIYRDNISVKPYGYLNVQYGGDWLGLAERHSRNPAGLDREDYRVVANQLVGAIFVGRDTNPDLTDSASREGLIENEAFYDLRALTLGALALLENRRYQIYQSKKVQEVVKPTPTESSDIFKNKIETAKKTIESLKEMSKSSIKAIEIAKNVEDFIKDAEQASVSFEELLKHTRVLAGLATLGIAAAVFGHETQNAITEFNAAAELANEYLEYSPEDLEIIRNELNKAIKFGNQVAAWGAFSLTRVQKEKRKKENKNVDQIISNIIGELEVILNNVSIELELKLDSIVAKAYPMDIESILVNILTNAYTACLQKPVGSRKIKIESYYEEHNNQKGFYLNIVNSGPPIDETLYEWIWEPLNTLKQDSKNRETGTGLGLTIVKSIVDDLKGSCTVTNNKTFGGAEFKIWFPLK
- a CDS encoding AbiH family protein gives rise to the protein MPKILITGNGFDLSFGLPTGYSDFIKICKKLKESSKFDWNDLREDISILKISDSVPNSSFQDFERFQKRLQDSTWFNYLSRIFTINTWIDFEKYIEKALSIIQSSLNEIKNETFLKNGRYFKSDIIYYKENFHKENYEIYLTLLDFKIFLNNSFMVPQLNPIFLRSIDEFHVDFENDILFSSILNDLNTFRNIFQEYLREIVIPLYDLLKSDDRRILLQKITHHFTFNYTPTFSKLVSNKPGTCFLHGELEANNIVLGINEWENISIDGPNLIPFTKYFQKLNFGIDLKFINEIEGRDKLYQFFFWGHSLDKSDAIYINEVFDRIEALEKKHSKGKIIIVYHSDSSRFSIIKNLIEIRGSKDIMKKQRSGELLFLQSSSEELKKELKLNIPARSIENIRIY